The following are encoded in a window of Alphaproteobacteria bacterium genomic DNA:
- a CDS encoding PepSY domain-containing protein: MKYNRANRKIHYWGSAICALPILIIIVTGLFLIFKKDSNWIQPPTIRGVAKQPEITFAEVLEVAKASDKIAINNWSDINRLDVRPSKGMLKIRSNNGWELQIDTKTKDILSLEYRRSDIIEAIHTGTFFSKLVSYAVFLPAAVILLLLWITGLYLFVTMTITKRKNRNRRLRVRNV; this comes from the coding sequence ATGAAATATAATCGCGCAAATAGAAAAATACATTATTGGGGTTCAGCAATATGCGCTTTACCTATCTTAATTATAATTGTCACAGGTTTATTTCTAATCTTTAAAAAAGACTCTAATTGGATCCAGCCACCCACAATTAGAGGTGTTGCCAAACAGCCAGAAATTACTTTTGCAGAAGTTTTAGAAGTTGCAAAAGCATCAGATAAAATAGCTATTAATAATTGGTCGGATATTAACAGGCTAGATGTAAGGCCTAGTAAAGGTATGTTAAAAATTAGATCAAATAATGGTTGGGAATTACAAATTGATACTAAGACCAAAGATATTCTAAGTCTAGAATATAGAAGATCTGACATTATCGAGGCTATACATACTGGCACATTTTTTAGTAAATTAGTATCATATGCGGTTTTTTTACCTGCGGCAGTAATTCTGTTACTATTGTGGATTACAGGTTTATATTTATTTGTCACTATGACAATCACAAAGAGGAAAAACAGAAATAGAAGGTTAAGAGTTAGAAATGTCTAA
- a CDS encoding DUF2490 domain-containing protein has translation MSKAILIQLIIFILFNPLQAAEQAAKIIISKDNHHNILSFETDYRYDKGSNAYKHYDFGIKIPISNTMRYSLNYRQIYQFNSKNNQWKIEKRPHLSLQKKLEYKLLTTEIRVREEFRFKTDNSYANRNRIRLMFKSNKEILKLKPFVSNEWFYDFDAEKYNKNWLSVGLSLSSLYRSNLALYYKYVSKLEGSNWSSSDRLVLKLLYKF, from the coding sequence ATGTCTAAAGCTATTTTAATTCAATTAATTATTTTTATACTCTTTAATCCTCTACAAGCCGCCGAACAGGCTGCAAAAATAATTATAAGTAAAGATAATCATCATAATATTTTATCATTTGAGACTGATTATAGGTATGATAAGGGTAGCAATGCATATAAGCATTATGATTTTGGCATTAAAATTCCAATTTCAAATACAATGAGATACTCATTAAATTATAGGCAGATTTACCAATTTAACTCCAAAAATAATCAATGGAAGATAGAGAAAAGGCCTCATCTTAGTTTGCAAAAAAAACTAGAATATAAATTACTTACAACTGAAATTAGAGTTAGAGAAGAATTTAGATTTAAGACAGATAATAGTTACGCTAATAGAAATAGAATTAGATTGATGTTTAAGTCAAACAAAGAAATCCTTAAATTAAAACCTTTCGTGAGTAATGAGTGGTTTTACGATTTTGATGCAGAAAAATATAATAAAAATTGGTTATCGGTAGGGTTAAGCCTATCTAGTCTCTATAGAAGCAATTTGGCCTTATATTATAAATATGTTAGTAAATTAGAAGGTAGTAATTGGAGCTCATCAGATAGATTAGTATTGAAACTATTATATAAATTTTAG
- a CDS encoding DEAD/DEAH box helicase, producing the protein MTNFKDCGVSDNVLTLLKTVGYHEPTEIQHKSIPIILEKHDVLASSKTGSGKTAAFIIPMLEKIFANNNDNFCLVIAPTRELVCQIFDTAKLIAKDRIKCCAVYGGVDINKQINNLKKNPNLIIATPGRVKDHIKRRTINIKNINHFILDEFDRMLDMGFKDEIKEIYQQIAEEKQVIMFSATKSKEITKLAEKYLSKDYKTIAVAGNEENNKNISHSFLSANKDNKFDLLETELSKREGSIIIFVNTKRVADNLQDSLYQNGFKAKAIHGDLRQHQRDKIIKRFRSKSYQILVATDVVARGIDIDHIEHVINFDLPRVTEDYIHRVGRTGRMEAIGNAISFVLNGDRNVYFNIIKELSLKDELEFKQNSSSKPRRNRSNSNNSFRNNRSGSDRGGRGRFNSERSSDRSGQDGRGRFNSERSSDRSGQDGRGRFNSERSSDRSGQDGRGRFNSERSSDRSGQDGRGRFNSERSSDRSGQGGRGRFNSERSSDRSGQDGRGRFNSERSSDRSGQDGRGRFNSERRSDRSGQESRGRDNFNSKRSNDRSGQESVRRNKSTSSSSSANKEGFKPRRNSEGKESKQSND; encoded by the coding sequence ATGACTAATTTCAAAGATTGCGGCGTTTCAGATAACGTCTTAACATTATTAAAAACAGTTGGTTACCATGAACCTACTGAGATACAACATAAATCAATACCTATAATCTTAGAGAAGCATGATGTTTTAGCCTCATCTAAAACAGGAAGTGGTAAAACTGCAGCTTTTATTATTCCTATGTTAGAAAAGATCTTTGCTAATAATAATGATAATTTTTGTTTAGTAATTGCCCCAACCAGAGAGTTGGTTTGCCAAATATTTGACACAGCTAAGCTTATTGCAAAAGACCGTATTAAATGTTGTGCCGTTTATGGTGGTGTAGATATTAACAAACAAATCAACAATTTAAAAAAGAACCCTAACTTAATTATTGCAACTCCGGGCAGGGTTAAGGACCATATAAAAAGAAGAACCATTAATATAAAAAATATTAATCATTTTATCTTAGATGAATTTGACCGTATGTTAGATATGGGTTTTAAGGACGAAATTAAAGAAATTTACCAGCAGATAGCAGAAGAAAAACAAGTTATAATGTTTTCTGCAACAAAAAGTAAAGAAATAACAAAATTAGCTGAAAAATACTTAAGTAAAGATTATAAAACTATAGCTGTTGCAGGTAATGAAGAAAATAACAAAAATATTAGCCACAGCTTTTTAAGCGCAAATAAAGATAATAAATTCGATTTACTAGAAACTGAATTATCTAAAAGGGAGGGCTCTATAATTATTTTTGTTAACACAAAAAGAGTTGCTGATAATTTGCAAGATTCTCTTTATCAAAATGGCTTTAAAGCAAAAGCTATCCATGGTGATTTAAGGCAACATCAAAGAGATAAAATAATTAAAAGATTTCGTTCCAAAAGCTATCAAATTTTGGTTGCAACCGATGTAGTTGCAAGAGGTATAGATATAGATCATATTGAGCATGTAATTAATTTTGACTTACCAAGAGTTACCGAAGATTATATCCATAGAGTTGGAAGAACTGGTAGAATGGAAGCTATAGGTAATGCTATTTCTTTTGTTTTAAATGGTGATAGAAATGTTTATTTTAATATTATTAAAGAATTATCTCTAAAAGATGAATTAGAATTTAAGCAAAATAGCAGCTCTAAACCACGCAGAAATAGATCTAATAGTAATAATAGCTTCAGAAATAACCGGTCTGGTTCAGACAGAGGAGGCAGAGGTAGATTTAACTCTGAGCGAAGCAGTGATAGATCTGGTCAAGATGGCAGAGGTAGATTTAATTCTGAGCGCAGCAGTGATAGATCTGGTCAAGATGGCAGAGGAAGATTTAATTCTGAGCGCAGCAGTGATAGATCAGGACAAGATGGCAGAGGAAGGTTTAACTCTGAGCGCAGCAGTGATAGATCTGGTCAAGATGGCAGAGGAAGGTTTAATTCTGAGCGCAGCAGTGATAGATCAGGACAAGGTGGCAGAGGAAGATTTAATTCTGAGCGCAGCAGTGATAGATCAGGACAAGATGGCAGAGGAAGGTTTAATTCTGAGCGCAGCAGTGATAGATCAGGACAAGATGGCAGAGGAAGGTTTAATTCTGAGCGAAGAAGTGATAGATCTGGTCAAGAAAGCAGAGGAAGGGATAACTTTAATTCTAAGCGTAGTAATGATAGATCTGGCCAAGAAAGTGTGCGAAGAAATAAATCCACTTCAAGTAGTAGTAGCGCTAACAAAGAAGGCTTTAAACCAAGAAGAAATAGTGAAGGTAAGGAAAGCAAACAAAGTAATGATTAG